In Mycteria americana isolate JAX WOST 10 ecotype Jacksonville Zoo and Gardens chromosome 5, USCA_MyAme_1.0, whole genome shotgun sequence, one DNA window encodes the following:
- the TMEM9B gene encoding transmembrane protein 9B, whose protein sequence is MAARCGGWARLCSLLALAALAGLGTEAKNSEDVRCKCICPPYKDHSGHIYNKNVSQKDCDCLHVVEPMPVPGPDVEAYCLRCECKYEERSSVTIKVTIIIYLSILGLLLLYMVYLTLVEPILKRRLFGHSQLIQSDEDIGDHQPFANAHDVLARSRSRANVLNKVEYAQQRWKLQVQEQRKSVFDRHVVLS, encoded by the exons ATGGCGGCCCGCTGCGGGGGCTGGGCGCGCCTCTGCTCGCTGCTGGCGCTGGCCgctctggcggggctgggcactGAGGCCAag AATTCTGAGGATGTCCGATGTAAATGCATCTGCCCCCCTTACAAAGACCATTCGGGCCACATttacaacaaaaatgtttcacagaaagaCTG TGATTGTCTTCATGTGGTTGAGCCTATGCCTGTCCCTGGACCTGATGTAGAAGCATACTGTTTACGTTGTGAATGCAAATATGAAGAGAGAAGCTCTGTCACAATTAAG GTTACAATCATCATATATCTGTCTATTTTGGGCCTCCTTCTTCTATACATGGTGTACCTTACACTGGTGGAACCTATACTGAAGAGACGTCTCTTTGGACATTCACAGCTCATACAAAGTGATGAAGACATTGGG GATCACCAGCCTTTTGCAAATGCACATGATGTGCTGGCTCGTTCTCGGAGCCGTGCCAATGTATTGAACAAAGTGGAGTATGCCCAGCAGCGTTGGAAGTTACAGGTCCAAGAGCAACGCAAATCTGTCTTTGACCGTCATGTTGTGCTGAGTTAA